In Deinococcus sp. QL22, the following are encoded in one genomic region:
- the paaI gene encoding hydroxyphenylacetyl-CoA thioesterase PaaI, with protein sequence MTYAATLGMTILQAKPQRTHLALTVSGAGLNMHGTAHGGLLFSLADEAFAVISNLEAQAVAVETHLSFFRAAREGDVLHAIATPERVGRTLATYRVELRRDDPTDGELLALFLGTVSRRARDTSTDEPSSS encoded by the coding sequence ATGACTTACGCTGCCACTCTGGGAATGACCATATTGCAAGCTAAGCCGCAGCGCACGCACCTGGCGCTGACGGTATCGGGCGCGGGCCTGAACATGCACGGAACGGCGCACGGCGGCCTGTTGTTCAGCCTTGCGGATGAGGCTTTTGCCGTGATCAGCAACCTGGAGGCGCAGGCGGTGGCCGTAGAAACCCACCTGAGTTTTTTCCGTGCCGCGCGAGAAGGCGACGTGCTGCACGCCATTGCCACGCCAGAACGGGTAGGCCGCACCTTGGCGACGTACCGGGTAGAACTGCGGCGGGACGACCCCACAGATGGCGAACTTTTGGCCCTGTTTCTGGGCACGGTATCGCGGCGGGCGCGGGACACCAGTACAGACGAACCGTCCAGCTCTTGA
- a CDS encoding carboxylesterase/lipase family protein yields the protein MTGLPDPLLRETEAGWVRGKSVGEGQSWAWLGIPYAAQAAGSLRFRPPQPHTGWAGVRETHSFGPDVLQPLDPSVTLTPSVEGSLLLNIWTPARSAPAGGWPVLFWLHGGAFRAGSGRLYDGRELSARGEIVVVTVNYRLGPLGYANFGSLFADDRFAPNAGFQDQVAALRWVHANISAFGGDPARITAAGQSAGAAGVSLLLGHAPTAPLLAGAILQSGGLNQVSDLENSLDIARAYANALGVRRDNLNSLWTLPPRAFVAALHTLEGVRKRSLNSRPFLDGVLLPATRAELLARPLAPIPLLIGANREEYSLFVRLPDRIFQKIDRTYLAHKLEQEASPEWVLRLLSAYPDTLEGLTALGTDLFFHTPNDVLADAHPAPHWRYRLDWGTKVAGLGATHGMELLFLWPRPMGLSSTLMRGGQVRQRAALSERMHTAWLNFVREGNPGPDWQPGSAEDPNVNVLSLAGLSVESEAERKRRTLWGDQVVPMP from the coding sequence ATGACTGGCCTCCCTGACCCCCTGCTGCGCGAAACGGAGGCGGGCTGGGTGCGCGGCAAATCAGTTGGTGAGGGCCAGAGTTGGGCGTGGCTGGGCATTCCCTACGCGGCTCAGGCGGCAGGTTCTCTACGCTTCCGGCCACCGCAGCCGCATACGGGGTGGGCTGGGGTGCGGGAAACCCATTCCTTTGGCCCCGATGTCCTGCAACCGCTTGACCCCTCGGTCACGCTGACACCATCGGTAGAGGGCAGTCTGCTGCTGAATATCTGGACGCCTGCCCGCTCCGCACCCGCCGGGGGATGGCCGGTGCTGTTCTGGCTGCACGGCGGCGCATTCCGGGCAGGCAGTGGCCGTCTGTACGATGGCCGCGAGTTGTCTGCACGCGGAGAAATTGTCGTCGTGACTGTCAATTACCGCCTGGGGCCCCTGGGCTACGCGAACTTTGGCAGCCTGTTTGCCGATGACCGATTTGCGCCCAATGCCGGGTTTCAGGATCAGGTGGCGGCGTTGCGCTGGGTGCATGCCAATATCTCGGCCTTTGGCGGCGATCCGGCCAGAATTACAGCGGCGGGGCAATCGGCGGGGGCGGCGGGTGTGTCGCTGTTGCTGGGGCACGCGCCCACTGCGCCGTTGCTGGCTGGTGCCATTTTGCAAAGCGGCGGGTTGAATCAGGTCAGCGATCTGGAGAACAGTCTGGACATTGCCCGCGCCTATGCCAACGCTCTGGGTGTACGCCGCGACAATCTGAATTCACTCTGGACACTGCCGCCCCGTGCGTTCGTGGCCGCGCTGCACACTCTGGAAGGCGTGCGGAAACGCAGCCTGAATTCCCGCCCCTTCCTTGACGGCGTGCTGCTGCCTGCCACCCGCGCCGAACTGCTGGCCCGTCCACTGGCCCCCATACCGCTGCTGATCGGAGCCAACCGCGAGGAATATTCGCTGTTCGTGCGCCTGCCAGACCGCATTTTTCAGAAGATAGACCGCACCTATCTGGCCCACAAGCTGGAACAGGAAGCCTCGCCGGAGTGGGTGCTGAGGCTGCTGTCGGCCTATCCCGACACTCTGGAAGGCCTGACGGCATTGGGAACCGATCTGTTCTTTCATACTCCAAACGACGTGCTGGCCGACGCGCATCCGGCCCCACACTGGCGCTACCGCCTGGACTGGGGAACCAAAGTCGCGGGCCTCGGCGCAACGCACGGCATGGAACTGCTGTTCCTGTGGCCGCGCCCCATGGGATTGTCGTCGACCCTGATGCGCGGTGGGCAAGTTCGCCAACGTGCGGCGCTGTCTGAGCGGATGCATACCGCATGGCTGAATTTTGTGCGGGAAGGCAACCCCGGCCCCGATTGGCAGCCCGGCAGCGCCGAAGATCCCAACGTGAATGTGTTGTCGCTCGCTGGCCTGAGTGTGGAATCTGAAGCTGAGCGGAAGCGCCGCACCTTGTGGGGAGACCAAGTGGTGCCGATGCCGTAG
- a CDS encoding metallophosphoesterase — translation MLLADYVHPFVYREGFPQGAPSVDLVLAAGDLPGYYLEFLASTLTVPIVYVHGNHENEYVNEGDGRIPPRGVISAHGRVVEEAGLKIAGWGGAPRYRKDGAGQYTATEGRVGLGMLAWRARRGVDIMLTHAPPQGPHAGLDYAHRGCDSISRFIRQRHPRLVVHGHIHEYEGKKQDYTDEESGSKVVNVYGYRLLEL, via the coding sequence ATGTTGCTGGCCGATTACGTGCATCCGTTCGTGTACCGGGAAGGCTTTCCGCAGGGTGCGCCGTCCGTAGATCTGGTGCTGGCCGCCGGAGATTTGCCGGGGTATTACCTCGAATTTCTGGCGAGTACCCTGACTGTGCCCATCGTGTACGTGCACGGCAACCACGAAAACGAGTACGTGAACGAGGGCGACGGGCGCATTCCACCGCGTGGGGTCATCAGCGCACATGGGCGCGTGGTGGAAGAAGCAGGCCTGAAAATTGCGGGTTGGGGCGGCGCTCCCCGCTACCGCAAAGACGGTGCGGGCCAGTACACCGCCACCGAAGGCCGGGTCGGACTGGGAATGCTGGCGTGGCGGGCCAGGCGCGGCGTGGACATTATGCTGACGCACGCGCCGCCGCAGGGGCCACACGCGGGGCTCGATTACGCGCACCGGGGCTGCGATTCTATTTCGCGCTTTATTCGCCAGCGTCATCCCCGCTTGGTGGTTCACGGCCACATCCACGAGTACGAGGGCAAGAAACAGGATTACACCGACGAGGAAAGTGGCTCGAAAGTGGTCAATGTCTACGGCTACAGATTGTTAGAGCTCTAA
- a CDS encoding single-stranded DNA-binding protein: MLHIEFITDLGARVTVDVDSADKLLDVQRQYGRLGWTSGELPSGGYQFPFDNESDFDWTLLGARKYTTPEGEEMVYHKGHGYRRRELEPVDSRKMKLPAAVKYSRGAKNSDPDHVREKADGEFEYVTLAIFRGGRRQDRYAVPGGATSGAPRTAAAPAQAAPQRPRPTAAAAPRANAPAVAVVEEETPF, encoded by the coding sequence ATGTTGCATATTGAATTCATTACCGATCTGGGTGCGCGGGTCACGGTAGACGTGGACAGCGCCGACAAATTGCTGGATGTTCAGCGCCAATACGGACGCCTGGGCTGGACGAGCGGCGAGTTGCCGTCGGGCGGCTACCAGTTTCCCTTCGACAATGAGTCCGACTTTGATTGGACGCTGTTGGGCGCACGCAAATACACCACGCCCGAAGGCGAGGAAATGGTGTACCACAAAGGGCATGGCTACCGCCGCCGCGAACTGGAACCCGTAGACAGCCGCAAAATGAAACTGCCCGCCGCCGTGAAGTACAGCCGGGGAGCCAAAAACAGCGACCCAGACCATGTCCGCGAAAAAGCCGACGGCGAATTTGAATACGTGACACTGGCGATTTTCCGGGGAGGCCGCCGCCAGGACCGCTACGCCGTTCCCGGAGGCGCAACCAGCGGCGCACCCCGCACAGCCGCAGCACCCGCCCAGGCAGCGCCGCAGCGTCCCCGGCCAACTGCGGCTGCCGCGCCAAGAGCCAATGCACCAGCAGTCGCCGTAGTTGAGGAAGAAACGCCGTTTTGA
- a CDS encoding GNAT family N-acetyltransferase, translating into MHVLNTPRLFLTPLTRALMWRRMSAEGKAGFEAAVDGPDGKVTVQLPGEWPGDFLPMLAVLLAGGADVVDGAYVAVERASLTAVGQLSTKGWPDKHGAIEIGYGLTPQAQGRGLATEAVGALLASLEARPDVNTVTAQTLPSNLASQRVLTKLNFERTAQAWDTEDGDLWVWTWRRRPLHT; encoded by the coding sequence ATGCACGTTCTGAACACTCCACGCCTGTTCCTTACGCCTCTGACCCGCGCCCTGATGTGGCGGCGGATGTCGGCGGAAGGCAAAGCTGGGTTTGAGGCAGCTGTAGACGGCCCGGATGGGAAGGTGACCGTGCAGTTGCCCGGTGAGTGGCCCGGCGACTTTTTGCCCATGTTAGCGGTTCTGCTGGCAGGCGGAGCTGACGTGGTGGACGGGGCTTATGTGGCCGTTGAACGCGCCAGCCTGACCGCTGTGGGGCAACTGAGCACCAAAGGCTGGCCCGACAAGCACGGGGCCATAGAAATCGGCTACGGTCTGACCCCGCAGGCGCAGGGGCGCGGGCTGGCAACGGAGGCGGTGGGAGCGCTGCTGGCCTCCCTAGAAGCCCGCCCAGACGTGAACACCGTGACCGCACAGACCCTACCCAGCAATCTTGCCAGCCAACGGGTGCTGACCAAACTGAACTTCGAGCGCACCGCCCAAGCGTGGGACACGGAAGACGGTGATCTGTGGGTATGGACTTGGCGCCGCCGGCCACTCCACACGTAG
- the uvrB gene encoding excinuclease ABC subunit UvrB yields the protein MLRVQSEFTPSGDQPTAIRSLVDGLNSGLRSQTLLGATGTGKTYTVAKVIEETGRPALIMAPNKILTAQLASEFKEFFPDAAVEFFISYYDYYQPEAYVPGKDLFIEKDAAINQEIERLRHSTTRSLLTRRDTIVVASVSCIYGLGDPAEYTALNLIMKVGGQISRDEILGRLVNMQYERNDLEMSPGRFRVKGDMVEIWPSYDEQPLRVELWGEDIERITVVHPVTGDRLADLDATVVYPAKHYVSSAGNIERAIVTIQQELDERLEYFKSVGKLLEAQRIKERTLYDLEMLKVLGYCSGIENYSRHIDGRAVGHTPYTMMDYFPDDFITFIDESHVTVPQIGGMANGDRARKQTLVDYGFRLPSAMDNRPLNFQEFMSKTGQTVYVSATPGPFERENSDNQADQIIRPTGLVDPPVSVKPIQGQIDDLLGRIRERASKGERVLVTTLTKRMSEDLTEYLLEKGIRARYMHSDIDSVERQVIIRDLRLGHYDVLIGINLLREGLDLPEVSLVAILDADKPGFLRSERALIQTIGRAARNVNGEVILYGDSITPAMHSAMEETRRRREKQTAFNEEHGITPTTIVKGIRNVIRGEEANLDDPDNVTLGDDRDTLNGQLTDLELDMWQASEDLDFERAASLRDQIRAIEAKLQGKEFKQATVPGQKVRQRGRRS from the coding sequence ATGCTACGGGTACAGTCTGAATTCACTCCGTCCGGCGACCAACCGACCGCCATTCGCAGTCTCGTAGACGGCCTGAACTCCGGCCTGCGCTCCCAGACGCTGTTGGGGGCCACTGGCACGGGGAAAACTTACACCGTTGCCAAGGTGATCGAGGAAACCGGGCGCCCTGCCCTGATCATGGCACCCAACAAGATTCTGACCGCGCAACTGGCGTCCGAGTTCAAGGAGTTCTTTCCGGATGCCGCCGTCGAGTTCTTTATTTCCTACTACGATTATTACCAGCCCGAAGCGTATGTGCCCGGAAAAGACCTGTTTATTGAAAAAGACGCAGCCATCAACCAGGAAATCGAGCGATTGCGGCATTCCACGACCCGCAGTTTGCTGACACGGCGGGATACGATTGTGGTGGCGTCGGTGTCCTGTATTTACGGCCTCGGTGATCCTGCCGAATACACCGCCCTGAACCTGATCATGAAGGTGGGCGGGCAGATCAGCCGCGACGAAATCTTGGGCCGCCTGGTCAATATGCAGTACGAGCGCAACGATCTGGAAATGTCGCCGGGCCGCTTCCGGGTCAAGGGCGACATGGTGGAAATCTGGCCGAGTTATGATGAGCAACCCCTGCGGGTGGAATTGTGGGGCGAGGATATAGAGCGAATTACGGTGGTGCATCCAGTCACGGGTGACCGTTTGGCCGATCTTGACGCCACTGTGGTTTATCCGGCCAAGCATTACGTGAGCAGCGCCGGAAACATAGAGCGGGCCATCGTGACCATTCAGCAGGAATTGGATGAACGGCTGGAATACTTCAAATCGGTGGGCAAGTTGCTGGAAGCGCAGCGGATTAAAGAACGCACCCTCTATGATTTGGAGATGCTGAAAGTGCTGGGCTACTGCTCCGGCATCGAAAACTACTCGCGGCACATAGACGGGCGGGCGGTGGGCCATACCCCGTACACCATGATGGATTACTTCCCCGACGACTTTATTACCTTTATTGACGAATCGCATGTAACAGTGCCGCAGATTGGCGGCATGGCCAACGGTGACCGTGCCCGCAAGCAAACCCTGGTGGATTACGGCTTCCGGCTGCCGAGCGCAATGGACAACCGCCCGCTGAACTTTCAGGAATTTATGAGCAAGACCGGGCAAACCGTGTACGTGTCGGCCACGCCCGGCCCCTTCGAGCGCGAGAACAGCGACAATCAGGCTGACCAGATCATCCGGCCTACAGGGTTGGTTGACCCGCCCGTGAGCGTGAAGCCGATTCAGGGCCAGATCGACGACCTCTTGGGCCGAATCCGTGAGCGGGCCAGCAAGGGCGAGCGCGTGCTGGTGACCACCCTGACCAAGCGCATGAGCGAAGACCTCACCGAATACCTGCTGGAGAAGGGCATTCGCGCCCGCTATATGCACTCCGACATCGACAGTGTGGAGCGGCAGGTGATTATCCGCGACCTGCGGCTGGGCCATTACGACGTGCTGATCGGGATTAACCTGCTGCGCGAGGGGCTGGACTTGCCCGAAGTCTCGCTGGTGGCGATCTTGGACGCCGACAAACCCGGTTTCCTGCGTTCCGAACGCGCCCTGATTCAGACCATTGGCCGCGCCGCCCGCAACGTGAACGGCGAGGTGATCCTGTACGGCGACAGTATTACGCCCGCCATGCACAGCGCGATGGAAGAAACCCGCCGCCGCCGCGAGAAACAGACCGCCTTCAACGAGGAACACGGCATCACGCCAACCACCATCGTGAAGGGTATTCGCAACGTGATTCGCGGCGAGGAAGCCAACCTGGACGACCCGGACAACGTGACGCTGGGCGATGACCGCGACACCCTGAATGGCCAACTGACTGACCTGGAGCTGGATATGTGGCAGGCCTCGGAAGACCTGGACTTTGAACGTGCGGCCAGTCTGCGCGACCAGATTCGGGCCATTGAAGCCAAGTTGCAGGGCAAGGAATTTAAGCAGGCGACGGTGCCGGGGCAAAAGGTGCGCCAGCGCGGGCGCCGTTCGTAG
- a CDS encoding polysaccharide deacetylase family protein: MRAKRDLGAALTGAALLWAGSQLAWRWAGLGFARRGRSATPTAALMLVGGPDSTVTPPVLDALHAAGVRATFFLNADAVAQFPDLTRRIVEAGHALGADLGGSAVSLPWALAAKLKQTQQIIRTVAGEEIQFFMAGPHVPPLSVLQAARASGLTPVQGEPVSTGLPAHLPQGRLLSLSGTDSSTLAALPPLLAELKARGYVPHPLPSLPGLRPEHSGDLIPDLMGVVDVLYDRTGRIRRIGGHAHSLFRLGTAPYPLPTITLTDPTQPQGLEVAAGQRIAEFHLDSARLVQLAERPVAGRHVVKHSIHDLAAALRDDPTWNTLPAVFSISIFSDVLRLYGFTVVDLPAPMLRRLNWWSRTLRRAYGVSDLSRPHTPKLAVISRTELIRRFGERK; encoded by the coding sequence ATGCGAGCCAAACGTGATCTGGGCGCGGCACTGACCGGAGCGGCGCTGCTTTGGGCCGGTTCCCAACTGGCGTGGCGCTGGGCTGGACTGGGGTTTGCCCGCCGGGGCCGCAGCGCCACACCCACTGCCGCCCTGATGCTGGTGGGCGGCCCGGATTCCACGGTCACGCCGCCCGTGCTGGACGCCCTGCACGCTGCCGGAGTGAGGGCCACCTTCTTCCTGAATGCCGATGCTGTGGCCCAATTCCCCGATCTGACGCGCCGAATCGTGGAGGCCGGACACGCGCTGGGGGCAGATCTAGGCGGCTCGGCGGTGTCGTTGCCTTGGGCGTTGGCTGCCAAGCTCAAGCAGACGCAGCAAATCATTCGAACCGTTGCAGGCGAAGAAATCCAATTCTTCATGGCTGGCCCGCACGTACCACCGCTCAGTGTCTTGCAGGCCGCCCGCGCTTCCGGTCTGACGCCTGTACAGGGGGAGCCGGTCAGCACCGGATTGCCCGCCCACCTGCCGCAAGGCCGTCTGCTTTCGTTGTCTGGCACAGATTCCAGCACGCTTGCTGCCCTGCCGCCACTCCTGGCTGAACTGAAAGCACGCGGCTACGTTCCCCACCCCCTGCCTTCCCTCCCCGGCCTGCGCCCCGAACATTCCGGCGACCTGATTCCCGACCTGATGGGCGTGGTAGACGTGCTCTATGACCGCACTGGCCGAATCCGGCGCATCGGGGGGCACGCGCACAGCCTGTTCCGGCTGGGGACTGCACCCTATCCACTGCCTACCATCACACTGACCGACCCCACGCAGCCGCAAGGTCTGGAGGTTGCGGCGGGCCAGCGCATAGCCGAATTTCACTTGGACAGCGCCCGTTTGGTGCAACTCGCAGAGCGGCCTGTGGCGGGGCGGCATGTGGTCAAGCACTCCATCCACGATCTCGCTGCCGCCCTGCGTGACGATCCCACCTGGAACACGCTGCCCGCCGTGTTCAGCATCAGCATTTTCTCTGACGTGCTGCGGCTGTACGGCTTTACAGTGGTGGACCTGCCCGCGCCCATGCTGCGCCGCCTGAACTGGTGGTCGCGCACCCTGCGCCGCGCTTACGGTGTGTCCGACCTGAGCCGCCCGCATACGCCCAAGCTGGCCGTTATTTCGCGCACCGAGCTGATTCGGCGCTTTGGGGAACGCAAATAG
- a CDS encoding AAA family ATPase: protein MTAKQLPIQRVLIVGSPGAGKSTLAKKLATRTGLPLIHLDELYWNPGWIKVEPAVWQQRLAEALAAERWILDGNFSTTLRERALRADLVVFLMPPRLLCLWRAFWRERLNLRPHARQDGAKWPSRALLLDIWQFPPQAQQQRQELTQLPNLKVVVLRSDAEIGAWLAQQSIATDHNT from the coding sequence ATGACCGCTAAGCAACTACCTATCCAGCGCGTACTGATCGTGGGCAGCCCTGGCGCAGGCAAAAGCACACTTGCCAAAAAACTAGCCACCCGAACTGGCCTGCCATTGATTCATTTGGATGAGTTGTACTGGAATCCCGGCTGGATCAAGGTCGAACCTGCCGTATGGCAACAGCGCCTGGCCGAGGCGTTAGCCGCCGAACGCTGGATTCTGGACGGCAATTTCAGTACCACCCTGCGGGAGCGGGCCTTACGCGCCGATCTGGTGGTCTTTCTGATGCCGCCGCGCCTGCTGTGCCTATGGCGGGCCTTCTGGCGAGAACGCCTGAATCTGCGCCCCCACGCCCGGCAAGACGGAGCCAAATGGCCTTCCCGCGCCCTGCTGCTGGACATCTGGCAGTTTCCACCGCAGGCGCAACAACAGCGGCAAGAGTTGACGCAATTGCCGAACCTTAAAGTCGTGGTACTGCGCTCAGACGCCGAGATTGGAGCCTGGCTGGCACAGCAGTCAATAGCTACAGACCACAATACTTAG
- a CDS encoding EAL domain-containing protein, translating into MAFQPIVNVLTREVFAYEALVRGPHGEPAAWVFDQVTSENMYHFDQTCRVTAIRAAARLGMQTRLSINFLPNAVYEPATCIRATLQTAQEVGFPLERLIFEITEHESVLNEARVRRIIDAYRGYGFVTALDDYGAGHATAGLLLALRPDIVKVDMAVIRSLDQDHWRSSLVDHLAQFAAKVGLMIIAEGVETVEEARCLLSLGITYMQGYYFARPAFEALPPVPDHVFSACLSADWVASVAVD; encoded by the coding sequence ATGGCATTTCAGCCTATTGTTAATGTTCTCACACGTGAAGTGTTTGCCTACGAGGCACTTGTTCGCGGGCCACACGGGGAACCTGCGGCGTGGGTCTTCGATCAAGTCACGTCAGAAAATATGTATCACTTTGATCAGACTTGCCGCGTCACTGCTATTCGTGCGGCGGCCCGGTTAGGAATGCAAACGCGGCTTTCTATTAACTTTTTGCCAAACGCTGTCTATGAGCCTGCTACCTGTATTCGCGCCACCCTCCAAACGGCGCAGGAAGTGGGCTTTCCATTAGAGCGCCTGATTTTTGAGATTACCGAGCATGAATCTGTGTTGAACGAGGCCCGTGTGCGCCGCATTATCGACGCTTATCGGGGCTACGGTTTTGTCACGGCTCTGGACGATTACGGCGCGGGACACGCCACCGCTGGTCTGCTCTTGGCGCTGCGTCCCGACATCGTGAAGGTGGATATGGCCGTTATTCGTAGCCTGGATCAGGATCATTGGCGCTCTAGCTTGGTGGATCATTTGGCCCAATTTGCCGCCAAAGTGGGCCTGATGATCATTGCCGAGGGTGTGGAAACCGTGGAAGAAGCCCGCTGTCTACTGTCGCTGGGCATCACCTATATGCAGGGCTACTACTTTGCGCGGCCCGCCTTCGAAGCCCTGCCGCCCGTACCCGACCATGTGTTCTCGGCCTGCCTGAGTGCCGATTGGGTGGCGAGTGTGGCGGTGGACTGA